In Fusobacterium massiliense, a single window of DNA contains:
- a CDS encoding toxin-antitoxin system YwqK family antitoxin — MNKKISVLLITILVSTNLFSNSTEVTKKDLKIIDKIYYLKSTNEIFSGKVTEGRDRFYYLDGKPEGKWLEFYKNGNLKSIINWKNGKLTGKYIVYDKNGKKSTEAIYKDGKENGKYFLYYSNGNIRTKGEYENGKPIGVWEYFDKDGKLTGKAETK, encoded by the coding sequence TTGAATAAAAAAATTTCTGTGTTATTAATTACGATTTTGGTATCAACAAATTTGTTTTCAAATTCTACTGAAGTAACAAAAAAAGATTTAAAAATTATTGATAAAATATATTATTTAAAATCAACTAATGAAATTTTTTCAGGAAAAGTAACTGAAGGTAGAGATAGATTTTATTATCTAGATGGCAAACCTGAAGGAAAATGGTTGGAGTTTTATAAAAATGGAAATCTGAAATCAATTATTAATTGGAAAAATGGGAAACTAACTGGAAAATATATTGTTTATGATAAAAATGGTAAAAAATCTACTGAGGCTATTTATAAAGATGGTAAAGAAAATGGAAAATATTTTTTATATTACTCTAACGGCAATATAAGAACAAAAGGAGAATATGAAAATGGAAAACCTATCGGAGTTTGGGAATACTTTGATAAGGATGGAAAATTAACTGGAAAGGCTGAAACTAAATAA
- a CDS encoding DMT family transporter: MNKKSYFGDLTLLLAAFIWGTAFVAQIAGMDRIGPFTFNTSRSVIAILCLGLYLWISKIKFPENKVELLKAGVICGFLIFVGTSLQQIGLQYTTAGKTGFITSFYILIIPFLGIFLKHKIDLSIWISVIIGFIGLYLLAVPSLTDFSVNKGDFIVFLGSFCWAGHILVIDHYSKKFNPICLSFLQFVVLTILSAICSFAFENETLTLYNIAASWKAIAYAGFMSSGIAYTLQMIGQKYTNPVVASLILSLEAVFAALSGYLILDEVMTNREFLGCVIVFISIIFSQIPKDIFKKKYVNLK, encoded by the coding sequence ATGAATAAAAAAAGCTATTTTGGAGACTTAACATTATTACTTGCAGCTTTTATTTGGGGAACTGCCTTTGTTGCTCAAATTGCAGGAATGGACAGAATTGGTCCTTTCACTTTTAACACGTCTCGTTCGGTCATTGCAATTCTATGTTTAGGACTTTATTTATGGATTAGTAAAATTAAATTTCCTGAAAATAAAGTTGAACTATTAAAGGCTGGAGTGATTTGTGGATTTTTAATTTTTGTTGGAACTTCTTTACAACAAATAGGTTTACAATACACAACTGCTGGTAAAACTGGTTTTATAACATCTTTTTATATTTTAATAATTCCTTTTTTAGGAATATTTTTAAAGCATAAGATTGATTTATCTATATGGATTAGTGTAATTATAGGATTCATCGGACTATATCTATTAGCTGTTCCTAGTTTAACTGATTTTTCTGTAAATAAAGGAGATTTTATTGTTTTCTTGGGTTCATTTTGTTGGGCTGGACATATTTTAGTAATAGACCATTATTCTAAAAAGTTCAATCCTATCTGTCTGTCATTTTTACAATTTGTTGTTTTAACAATATTATCAGCTATTTGTTCATTTGCTTTTGAAAATGAAACCCTTACTTTATATAATATAGCTGCCTCTTGGAAAGCTATTGCATATGCTGGTTTTATGTCTTCAGGAATAGCTTACACTCTTCAAATGATAGGTCAAAAATATACCAACCCTGTAGTAGCTTCTCTAATCTTAAGTTTAGAAGCTGTATTTGCTGCATTATCTGGATATCTAATTTTAGATGAAGTGATGACTAATAGAGAATTTTTAGGTTGTGTCATAGTATTTATTTCAATCATTTTTTCTCAAATACCTAAAGATATTTTTAAGAAAAAATATGTTAATTTAAAATAA
- a CDS encoding UvrD-helicase domain-containing protein: protein MKNKEYLVVKASAGTGKTYRLSLEYIYSLCMGTDYKNILVMTFTKKATSEIKIEVLSKVSKFVEIYDYIKDSNKTVQEELNSNMTIDEKKKEEYLSLIKNLENLDKSKKLLINKAILKKLSLIYNEILKNKEKLRIYTIDAFINVIFKNLATNILKIKQYSMIDEEENEKYYKLVLEEVFANKKVFSEYKEFFKDNAEKNIDNFLSIMKKLISERWKYLFSLDRNANYIVKEKFNDNTDIVKIFHEAINYIKDEKNTGKLYEEKFVSSSLIGALSLSDDEIEDYLLKIENLEKIVGSANLYDGRYCFKGKEQEKLYMAELKEKLEEGIAKELFDKLVIPYEERIIDLCKNIYKIYDYHKMRDRKFTFNDISTYTYMTLFDETNSFIDNDGLKDEFYEALDMKIDTVFIDEFQDTSVLQWKMLYEIIKKANRAICVGDDKQSIYGWRDGEKRLFENLGNILGTEPESLNISYRSDKNIVDYTNNYFMKKKVENDWKFEPITANSKKEGFVKKIEIICNGSDEKIIYKTLIDEIKKYNSYEDVAIISRKNETLKEIASVLEDEKIPYIRSGSNNLDEYKGIYECCELINYLVCGTELSLYNFLSSEISEIGTNELKKLLTNKNPLISYILLEDENKIIQNSINKKIIEYLDKIKYFKKNYKSLSIQDLIYEIIEKFKITDYFNKEKEIKNISEFYLLSSKYNSLIDLLNDYKNNKISLSEEKEKQGIELITIHKSKGLQYKTVFFININGSQKNGFSKNEGFLFEMNSKYDDIDFSLFYKPKYRKIVEKCFPNVVERYNKKYEEEEINNLYVALTRAKNNMIIIDATIKIERKNAKEKIETSIETKELIGKFSETYVKNLSSLKAVEEKNEILDLENMVNIFKEKVKIEEKRIEINRSKFLLETEEKRMIGLLIHSFFENIKYAEESEIEYSKALCYKEYLSYFGEEKMNIIFSKENINKYLKTDTKIFSKDWDYIYSEYEVYDLENQKEYRIDRLMIREPRENEKGKVYIVDYKTGRINETQLITYRDVLLKKFPELKDYDIELKYIEFNL from the coding sequence ATGAAAAATAAAGAATATTTAGTTGTAAAAGCAAGTGCAGGAACAGGGAAAACTTATAGATTATCATTAGAATACATTTATTCACTTTGTATGGGAACTGACTATAAAAATATATTAGTTATGACATTTACAAAAAAAGCCACTTCTGAAATTAAAATAGAGGTACTTTCTAAAGTTTCAAAGTTTGTAGAAATATACGATTATATAAAAGATAGCAATAAAACTGTTCAAGAAGAATTAAATTCAAATATGACAATAGATGAGAAAAAAAAGGAAGAATATTTAAGTTTAATTAAAAATTTAGAAAATTTAGATAAATCTAAGAAACTTTTAATAAATAAAGCTATTTTAAAAAAATTATCTTTAATTTACAATGAAATTTTAAAAAATAAAGAAAAACTAAGAATATACACTATCGATGCCTTTATAAATGTTATCTTTAAAAATTTAGCTACTAATATATTGAAAATAAAACAATATTCTATGATTGATGAAGAAGAAAATGAAAAATACTATAAATTAGTTCTTGAAGAGGTATTTGCAAATAAAAAAGTATTTTCAGAATATAAAGAGTTTTTTAAAGATAATGCTGAAAAAAATATAGATAATTTTCTAAGTATTATGAAAAAATTAATATCAGAAAGATGGAAGTATTTATTTTCTTTAGATAGAAATGCTAACTATATTGTTAAAGAAAAGTTTAATGACAATACAGATATTGTAAAAATATTTCATGAAGCTATAAACTACATAAAAGATGAGAAAAATACGGGAAAATTGTATGAAGAAAAGTTTGTAAGTAGTTCTTTAATAGGAGCTTTGTCTTTATCAGATGATGAGATAGAAGATTATCTGCTTAAAATAGAAAATCTTGAAAAAATTGTAGGTAGTGCAAATTTATATGACGGTAGATATTGCTTTAAAGGAAAAGAACAAGAAAAATTGTATATGGCAGAATTAAAAGAAAAATTAGAAGAAGGAATAGCAAAAGAATTATTTGATAAATTAGTTATTCCATATGAAGAAAGAATTATAGATTTATGCAAAAATATCTATAAAATATACGACTATCATAAAATGAGAGATAGAAAATTTACTTTTAATGATATCTCAACATACACATATATGACTTTATTTGATGAAACTAATTCTTTTATTGATAATGATGGCTTAAAGGATGAATTTTATGAAGCACTTGATATGAAAATTGATACAGTTTTTATAGATGAATTTCAAGATACTAGTGTACTACAATGGAAAATGCTTTATGAAATTATAAAAAAAGCTAATAGGGCTATATGTGTTGGAGATGATAAACAAAGTATTTATGGTTGGAGAGATGGAGAAAAAAGACTTTTTGAAAATTTAGGGAATATTTTAGGAACAGAACCAGAATCGTTAAATATTTCATATAGAAGTGATAAGAATATTGTTGATTATACAAACAATTATTTTATGAAGAAAAAAGTAGAAAATGATTGGAAATTTGAACCAATAACAGCAAATTCAAAAAAAGAAGGATTTGTAAAAAAAATTGAGATAATATGTAACGGTTCCGATGAAAAAATAATCTATAAAACTTTAATAGATGAAATAAAAAAATATAATTCTTATGAAGATGTAGCAATAATTTCTAGAAAAAATGAAACTCTAAAAGAAATAGCAAGTGTCTTAGAAGATGAAAAAATACCTTATATTAGAAGTGGAAGTAATAATTTAGATGAATATAAGGGAATTTATGAATGTTGTGAACTTATAAATTATTTAGTTTGTGGAACAGAATTATCTCTTTATAATTTTTTGTCGAGTGAGATTAGTGAAATAGGAACTAATGAGCTAAAAAAATTACTTACAAATAAGAATCCTTTGATTTCTTACATACTTTTAGAAGATGAAAATAAAATTATTCAAAATTCAATAAATAAAAAAATAATAGAATATTTAGATAAAATTAAATATTTTAAGAAAAATTATAAAAGTTTAAGTATTCAAGATTTGATTTATGAAATAATAGAAAAATTTAAAATAACAGACTATTTTAATAAGGAAAAAGAAATAAAAAATATTTCTGAATTTTATTTGTTAAGTTCAAAATATAATTCACTAATTGATTTATTAAATGATTATAAAAATAATAAAATTTCACTTTCTGAAGAAAAAGAAAAGCAAGGAATTGAGCTTATAACAATACATAAATCAAAAGGGTTACAATATAAGACAGTATTTTTTATAAATATAAATGGAAGTCAGAAAAATGGTTTTTCAAAAAATGAAGGATTTTTATTTGAAATGAACTCAAAATATGATGACATAGACTTTTCTCTTTTTTATAAGCCAAAGTATAGAAAAATAGTTGAAAAATGTTTTCCTAATGTTGTAGAAAGATATAATAAGAAGTATGAGGAAGAAGAAATAAATAATCTTTATGTTGCTCTGACAAGGGCAAAAAATAATATGATAATTATTGATGCTACAATAAAAATCGAGAGAAAAAATGCTAAAGAAAAGATTGAAACTTCAATAGAAACAAAAGAGCTTATTGGGAAATTTTCAGAAACTTATGTAAAAAATCTTTCTTCTCTAAAAGCTGTTGAAGAAAAAAATGAGATTTTAGATTTGGAAAATATGGTTAATATATTTAAAGAAAAAGTTAAAATAGAAGAAAAGAGAATTGAAATAAATAGGAGTAAATTTCTATTAGAAACAGAAGAAAAAAGAATGATTGGTCTTTTAATACACTCATTTTTTGAAAATATTAAATATGCTGAAGAAAGTGAAATAGAGTATTCAAAGGCTTTGTGCTATAAAGAATATTTATCATATTTTGGAGAAGAAAAAATGAATATAATTTTTTCAAAAGAAAATATAAATAAATATTTAAAAACGGATACAAAAATATTTTCTAAAGATTGGGATTATATTTATTCTGAATATGAAGTTTATGACTTAGAAAATCAAAAAGAGTATAGAATAGATAGACTGATGATAAGAGAACCTAGAGAAAATGAAAAGGGTAAAGTCTATATAGTAGATTATAAAACAGGAAGAATAAATGAAACACAATTAATTACTTATAGAGATGTTCTGTTAAAGAAGTTCCCAGAATTAAAAGATTATGATATAGAATTGAAATATATTGAATTTAATTTATAA
- the tilS gene encoding tRNA lysidine(34) synthetase TilS: protein MELLKKVLEINEKYSLIENSDTVVVGFSGGPDSVFLSEILKLMQAKIKFNFLLVHINHMLRGKDADDDETFCVEYAKKYNLRIFHKKIDIKSLAKEKGKTLEEVGREERYKLFSEVLEETGANKIATAHNKDDQIETFLFKLIRGTTLQGLEGINPKRENIVRPISEIYKKDILDYLNKNQIQYRIDKTNFENEFTRNSIRLDLIPFIEERYNNKFKDKVFSIINEIRENNKNNLLDYSKFIKNNNSLKLEELKKLSENQLKNLFAYILNKKNIQINREKINNILDLITKNGSKKIDLDNEYELIKTYDKIYFQQKQLKEKKISLTNDNEIEISSKNKNFIFFNKFKINIDIVQNLKDSDIKSKDKYLLVIAEETFNSGKVKIRFRKDGDKIFLGTHSKKIKEVFINKKIEKEKRDFIPIFLIDDEVFWIYGLLKGKVRESDCFKQKLINILITVEEVQI, encoded by the coding sequence ATGGAATTGTTAAAAAAAGTATTAGAAATTAATGAAAAATATAGTCTAATAGAAAATAGTGATACTGTTGTTGTTGGTTTTTCTGGAGGACCAGACTCTGTTTTTCTTTCGGAAATATTAAAATTAATGCAAGCAAAAATTAAATTTAATTTTTTACTGGTACATATTAATCATATGTTAAGAGGGAAAGATGCAGATGATGATGAAACTTTTTGTGTGGAATATGCTAAAAAATATAATTTAAGAATTTTTCATAAAAAAATAGATATAAAAAGTTTGGCAAAAGAAAAAGGAAAAACTTTGGAAGAAGTTGGCAGAGAAGAAAGATATAAACTTTTCTCAGAAGTCTTAGAAGAAACAGGGGCAAATAAAATAGCTACAGCTCATAATAAAGACGATCAAATTGAAACTTTTTTATTTAAATTAATAAGAGGAACAACTTTACAGGGTTTAGAAGGAATAAATCCTAAACGAGAAAATATAGTTAGACCTATTTCAGAGATTTATAAAAAAGATATATTAGACTACTTGAATAAAAATCAAATTCAATATAGAATAGATAAAACAAACTTTGAAAATGAATTTACAAGAAATAGTATAAGACTAGATTTAATACCTTTTATTGAAGAAAGGTATAATAATAAATTTAAAGATAAGGTGTTTTCTATTATCAATGAAATTAGGGAGAATAATAAAAATAATCTTTTAGATTATAGTAAGTTTATAAAAAATAATAATTCTTTAAAACTAGAAGAACTTAAAAAATTATCAGAAAATCAATTAAAAAATCTATTTGCTTATATTTTAAATAAAAAAAATATACAAATAAATAGAGAAAAAATTAATAACATACTTGATTTAATAACAAAAAATGGAAGTAAAAAAATAGATTTAGATAATGAATATGAACTTATAAAAACTTACGATAAAATATACTTTCAACAAAAACAACTAAAAGAAAAAAAAATAAGTCTAACTAATGATAATGAAATAGAAATATCATCAAAAAATAAAAACTTCATTTTCTTTAATAAATTTAAAATAAATATAGATATTGTTCAAAATTTAAAAGATTCTGATATAAAATCCAAAGATAAATATTTACTTGTTATTGCTGAAGAAACTTTTAATAGTGGAAAAGTAAAGATAAGATTTAGAAAAGATGGAGATAAAATTTTTCTAGGAACTCATTCAAAAAAAATAAAAGAAGTATTTATTAATAAAAAGATAGAAAAAGAGAAAAGAGATTTTATACCTATTTTTTTAATTGATGACGAAGTATTTTGGATATACGGATTATTAAAAGGAAAAGTTAGAGAAAGTGATTGTTTTAAACAAAAACTTATTAATATTTTAATTACTGTTGAGGAGGTACAAATTTGA
- the mltG gene encoding endolytic transglycosylase MltG, with product MKKIIFFLTVIIVVLGFSYYQIEKKTKYDNFILEIDSSKPLRKSLETLPIAKSVFFKIYLKLNNGGKNIKAGYYEINGDYNIKDLISILESGKSKGYKFTIIEGYTVKNVIDKLVANGIGEREKYLSALNEIEFPYLTPNKNYEGYFYPETYFIPEKYDEKSTLELFLNEFLKKFPEDKYPDKEDFYKKLIMASILEREAALDSEKPLMASVFYNRIEKNMTLSADSTVNFLYNYEKKRIYYKDLEIVSPYNTYKNKGLPPAPISNPTVSSVEAAYKPAKTDYLFFVTKGGGAHFFSKTYKEHLDFQKTK from the coding sequence ATGAAAAAAATTATATTTTTTTTAACGGTTATTATTGTGGTTTTAGGATTTAGTTATTATCAAATAGAAAAAAAGACTAAGTATGATAATTTTATTCTTGAAATAGATAGTTCTAAACCTTTGAGAAAATCTTTAGAAACTTTACCAATAGCAAAGAGTGTATTTTTTAAGATTTATCTTAAATTAAATAATGGTGGAAAAAATATAAAAGCAGGATATTATGAAATAAATGGAGATTATAATATAAAAGACTTGATTTCTATTTTAGAAAGTGGGAAATCCAAGGGATATAAGTTTACTATCATTGAAGGGTATACAGTAAAAAATGTTATTGATAAATTAGTTGCAAACGGGATAGGGGAAAGAGAAAAATATTTAAGTGCTTTAAATGAAATAGAATTTCCTTATCTAACACCAAATAAGAACTATGAGGGTTATTTTTATCCAGAAACTTATTTTATACCTGAAAAATATGATGAAAAATCTACTTTAGAATTGTTTTTAAATGAATTTTTAAAGAAATTTCCAGAAGATAAATATCCAGATAAAGAAGATTTTTATAAAAAACTGATAATGGCATCAATTTTAGAAAGAGAAGCTGCACTTGATAGTGAAAAACCTCTTATGGCATCTGTTTTCTACAATAGAATAGAGAAAAATATGACATTATCAGCAGATTCAACAGTAAATTTTTTGTATAATTATGAAAAGAAGAGAATCTATTATAAAGATTTAGAAATAGTCTCTCCATATAACACATATAAAAATAAAGGCTTACCTCCAGCTCCTATATCTAATCCAACTGTAAGTTCAGTTGAAGCTGCATATAAACCAGCAAAAACAGATTACTTGTTTTTTGTTACAAAAGGTGGAGGAGCACACTTTTTTAGTAAAACATATAAGGAACATTTGGATTTCCAAAAAACTAAATAA
- the ftsH gene encoding ATP-dependent zinc metalloprotease FtsH, giving the protein MKDDQLKDEDIQKDNNENLHEQKEVNTEEKLNDSHDAEAQTNKEENLDKKDENKEEKEEDKKIKEFLKNSNFSSKKDNKNNDGKKTIGKSFRFKFNFKGLLMLIFIVSLFFYIPTIMKENRKGKTNDITYTAFIENIEKKEIKRVEEKEGYIYGYTKENADKTLDDSYKARLITTRLGQDESLMNVINNNKVIIESSEAAQMPFLVSLLISWSPMLLMIFILFFMMGRINKGSGGPQIFNMGKSKAKENGENVSDVTFSDVAGIDEAKQELKEVVDFLKEPEKFRKIGAKIPKGVLLLGEPGTGKTLLAKAVAGEAKVPFFSMSGSEFVEMFVGVGASRVRDLFAKARKNAPCIVFIDEIDAVGRKRGTGQGGGNDEREQTLNQLLVEMDGFGTEETIIVLAATNRADVLDKALKRPGRFDRQVIVDMPDVKGREEILKVHAKNKKFASDVDFKIIAKKTAGMAGADLANILNEGAILAARSGRTEINMADLEEASEKVQMGPEKRSKVVSDTDKKIVAYHESGHAIVNFVVGGEDKVHKITMIPRGQAGGYTLSLPAEQKLVYSKKYFMDEIAIYFGGRAAEEIIFGKENITSGASNDIQVATGMVQQMVTKLGMSEKFGPVLLDGTQPGDMFQSKYYSEQTGKEIDDEIRSIINERYQMAVRILTENRDKLEEVTRILLEKETIMGDEFERIMLREDSEPIKEEKSSSEDNILEN; this is encoded by the coding sequence TTGAAAGATGATCAATTAAAAGATGAAGATATTCAGAAAGATAATAATGAAAATCTTCATGAGCAAAAAGAAGTTAATACTGAAGAAAAATTAAATGATAGCCATGATGCAGAAGCTCAAACAAATAAAGAAGAAAATTTAGATAAAAAAGATGAAAATAAAGAAGAAAAAGAAGAAGATAAAAAAATAAAAGAATTTTTAAAAAATTCAAATTTTTCTTCAAAAAAAGATAATAAAAATAATGATGGGAAAAAAACTATTGGGAAATCTTTTAGATTTAAGTTTAACTTCAAAGGTTTATTGATGCTTATATTTATTGTTAGTTTATTCTTTTATATTCCAACTATAATGAAAGAAAATAGAAAAGGAAAAACTAATGATATAACTTATACTGCTTTTATTGAAAATATAGAAAAGAAAGAGATTAAGAGAGTCGAAGAAAAAGAAGGATATATCTATGGATATACTAAAGAAAATGCAGATAAAACTCTAGATGATAGTTATAAAGCAAGACTTATAACTACAAGACTTGGTCAAGATGAAAGTCTTATGAATGTTATAAATAATAATAAAGTTATAATTGAATCATCTGAAGCAGCTCAAATGCCATTTTTAGTCTCATTATTAATATCGTGGTCACCAATGTTACTTATGATATTTATACTTTTCTTTATGATGGGAAGAATAAATAAAGGTAGTGGTGGTCCACAAATATTCAATATGGGAAAATCAAAAGCAAAAGAAAATGGAGAAAATGTTTCAGATGTAACTTTCTCAGATGTTGCTGGTATTGATGAAGCAAAACAAGAATTAAAAGAAGTCGTTGATTTTTTAAAAGAACCAGAAAAATTTAGAAAAATAGGGGCTAAAATACCTAAAGGAGTTCTATTATTAGGAGAACCAGGAACTGGTAAAACATTACTTGCAAAAGCTGTTGCTGGAGAAGCTAAAGTTCCATTTTTTAGTATGTCAGGATCTGAATTTGTTGAAATGTTTGTTGGAGTTGGAGCTTCAAGAGTAAGAGATTTATTTGCAAAAGCAAGGAAAAATGCACCTTGTATAGTATTTATAGATGAAATAGATGCTGTTGGTAGAAAAAGAGGAACAGGACAAGGTGGAGGAAATGATGAAAGAGAACAAACTCTTAACCAACTTCTCGTTGAAATGGATGGATTTGGTACTGAAGAAACTATAATTGTTTTAGCAGCAACAAACAGAGCTGATGTATTGGATAAAGCTTTGAAAAGACCGGGTAGATTTGATAGACAAGTTATTGTTGATATGCCTGATGTAAAAGGTAGAGAAGAAATATTAAAAGTGCATGCAAAAAATAAAAAGTTTGCTTCTGATGTAGACTTCAAGATAATTGCTAAAAAAACTGCTGGAATGGCTGGGGCAGACTTAGCTAATATTTTAAATGAGGGTGCAATTTTAGCAGCAAGATCTGGTAGAACTGAAATAAATATGGCAGATTTAGAAGAAGCTTCTGAAAAAGTTCAAATGGGACCTGAAAAAAGATCAAAGGTTGTATCTGATACTGATAAAAAAATAGTTGCTTATCATGAGTCTGGGCATGCCATTGTAAACTTTGTTGTTGGTGGAGAAGATAAAGTTCATAAAATAACTATGATACCTAGAGGTCAAGCTGGAGGATACACATTATCTCTTCCTGCAGAACAAAAATTAGTATATTCTAAAAAGTATTTTATGGATGAAATAGCAATATATTTTGGTGGAAGAGCTGCAGAAGAAATAATTTTTGGAAAAGAAAATATAACTTCTGGAGCAAGTAATGATATACAAGTTGCAACTGGAATGGTTCAACAAATGGTTACAAAATTAGGAATGAGTGAAAAATTTGGACCTGTTTTACTTGATGGGACTCAACCAGGAGACATGTTCCAAAGTAAATATTATTCAGAGCAAACAGGAAAAGAAATTGATGATGAGATTAGAAGTATTATCAATGAAAGATATCAAATGGCAGTTAGAATTTTAACGGAAAATAGAGATAAATTAGAAGAAGTAACTAGAATTTTA
- a CDS encoding DEAD/DEAH box helicase, which yields MEQLEKLEKLKEFRELGLSEKVLKMLSKKGYESPTPIQKLTIPALLNSDKDIIGQAQTGTGKTAAFSLPIIEKFEHEDHIQAIVLTPTRELALQVAEEMNSLSASKKMKVIPVYGGQSIDIQRKLIKNGVDVVVGTPGRVIDLIERKLLKIKELKYFILDEADEMLNMGFIEDIEKILTFTNDDKKVLFFSATMPPEIMKIAKEHMKEYEILSVKSRELTTDLTEQIYFEVNERDKFEALCRIIDLTTDFYGIIFCRTKTDVNEIVGRLNDRGYDAEGLHGDIGQNYREVTLKRFKSKKINILVATDVAARGIDINDLSHVINYAIPQEVESYVHRIGRTGRAGKEGTAITFITPQEYRRLLQIQKAVKKEIRKESLPEIKDIIQAKKFKIRDDVAQILIDNDYEKFKKMAKDLLKMEETENVVAALLKLTFSDVLDESNYSEISPVKMDDTGKTRLFIAMGRNDGMTPKKLVDFVIKKSKVKSAYIKNAEVYESFSFISVPFKEAEIIVEAFAENRKGKKPLIEKAKNRK from the coding sequence ATGGAACAATTAGAAAAATTAGAAAAATTAAAAGAATTTAGAGAATTAGGGCTTAGTGAGAAAGTATTAAAAATGTTATCAAAGAAAGGATACGAGTCTCCTACACCTATACAAAAATTAACAATACCTGCTTTATTGAATAGTGATAAAGATATAATAGGACAAGCTCAAACAGGAACAGGGAAAACGGCAGCTTTTTCATTACCAATAATAGAAAAATTTGAACATGAGGATCATATTCAAGCTATAGTTTTAACACCAACAAGAGAGTTAGCTCTACAGGTTGCTGAAGAAATGAATAGTTTGAGTGCTAGTAAAAAAATGAAAGTAATTCCTGTTTATGGGGGACAATCAATAGATATTCAAAGAAAACTTATAAAAAATGGAGTAGATGTTGTTGTTGGGACTCCAGGAAGAGTTATAGATTTAATTGAAAGAAAACTATTAAAAATAAAAGAATTAAAATACTTTATTTTAGATGAAGCAGATGAAATGTTGAATATGGGATTTATCGAAGATATTGAAAAAATATTAACATTTACAAACGATGATAAAAAAGTATTATTTTTCTCAGCTACTATGCCACCAGAAATTATGAAAATTGCAAAAGAGCATATGAAAGAATACGAAATTTTATCTGTAAAGAGTAGAGAACTTACAACAGATTTAACAGAACAAATATATTTTGAAGTTAATGAAAGAGATAAATTTGAGGCTTTGTGTAGAATAATTGATTTGACAACTGATTTTTATGGAATAATTTTTTGTAGAACAAAAACAGATGTTAATGAAATTGTAGGAAGATTAAATGACAGAGGATACGATGCTGAGGGTCTACATGGTGATATTGGGCAAAATTATAGAGAAGTAACATTAAAAAGATTTAAATCTAAAAAAATAAATATATTAGTTGCAACTGATGTAGCTGCAAGAGGTATAGATATTAATGATTTAAGTCATGTTATAAACTATGCTATACCTCAAGAAGTTGAAAGCTATGTTCACAGAATAGGAAGAACTGGTAGAGCTGGGAAAGAAGGAACAGCAATAACTTTTATAACTCCTCAAGAATATAGAAGATTACTTCAAATTCAAAAGGCTGTAAAAAAAGAAATAAGAAAAGAAAGTTTACCTGAAATAAAGGATATAATTCAAGCCAAAAAGTTTAAAATTAGAGATGATGTTGCTCAAATTTTAATAGATAATGACTATGAGAAATTTAAAAAAATGGCTAAAGATTTATTAAAAATGGAAGAAACTGAAAATGTAGTAGCTGCTCTTTTAAAATTAACTTTTAGTGATGTTTTAGATGAAAGTAATTATTCTGAAATATCTCCAGTTAAAATGGATGATACAGGGAAAACAAGATTATTTATTGCTATGGGTAGAAATGATGGAATGACACCTAAGAAATTAGTAGATTTTGTAATAAAAAAATCTAAAGTTAAGTCAGCATATATAAAAAATGCTGAAGTGTACGAAAGTTTTTCTTTTATATCAGTTCCATTTAAAGAAGCTGAAATAATTGTTGAAGCTTTTGCAGAAAATAGAAAAGGGAAAAAACCATTAATAGAAAAAGCAAAAAATAGAAAGTAA